AGACGGTCACGATGTCGGCGTCCTTTTTCTCATGGCCCACGCAGCCCGGGAGGATGGTGCCGCCATACACGAAGACGCTGGGGCGATTCAGACGCGCCATGGCCATCACGCAGCCGGGCATGTTCTTATCGCAACCACCGATGGCGACAAAACCGTCCATGCCTTCGCAACCGACCACGGTTTCGATGGAATCTGCGATGACCTCACGGCTGACCAGGGAGTATTTCATGCCCTCGGTGCCCATGGAGATGCCATCGGAGATGGTGATGGTATTGAAAATCACGCTCTTACCCCCGGCGGCATCCACGCCCTTCGCGGCCTCTTTGGCCAGCCGGTCAATGTGCATGTTACACGGGGTGACCATGCTCCAGGTGCTGGCGATGCCGATCTGGGATTTCTGGAAGTCTTCCCGCTTGAAGCCCACGGCATGCAGCATCGCGCGGCTGGGGGCACGCTCGACGCCATCCACGACGATAGCGCTGTGTTTGCGGTGGAGGGACTCGGCGGGTTTTTTGGATGCTGCTTTCTTAGCCATGATGGGGTGGGCGCGCATACTGCCAGCGCCCCGCGCTGCTTGCAAGCCTGGAACATCAGGGGTCAGCAATGTGAAAACGACGACTCAGAGGTCCTAATCGCGAGCTTTTCTAAAGGCGATGTAGGACTTGGGAATGAGGCCCAGCATGCGTTCTGTGAGGATTTCACAATCCGGAAACAGAGTGGCCACTTCCTCTCGTGTCAGCAACCGGATGCTGTTCACTTCATCATCCACCTGTGCCTGAGTCGGCCGATGAATCCAGCCCCGAAGAGTGATCCAGCGAATCAATGCCTTCTGCCATTTCTTGGGAAAACGATGAATGTAAAACCCGACGTAATGGGGCTCAATCCGACATTCGTAAGCCGGTGTCTGGATCCACAGATCCTTCCTCACCCGTCTGGCTTCGTCCGC
The DNA window shown above is from Prosthecobacter debontii and carries:
- a CDS encoding class I SAM-dependent methyltransferase, which produces MAWDTDSFPAHQIRMFVGDGRALEAPDQSYDILFSNSVIEHVGTWEDQQAFADEARRVRKDLWIQTPAYECRIEPHYVGFYIHRFPKKWQKALIRWITLRGWIHRPTQAQVDDEVNSIRLLTREEVATLFPDCEILTERMLGLIPKSYIAFRKARD